The following coding sequences lie in one Pseudorca crassidens isolate mPseCra1 chromosome 2, mPseCra1.hap1, whole genome shotgun sequence genomic window:
- the LOC137209334 gene encoding uncharacterized protein, translating to MDIAKTKPAPRPPAGPEAGRADATAEEPRAAEDSPCPAAAAYCFRRRPGRSRPAPHAAAAAASCRSLTALVRAAAPLSSESPRPSPPPRQPPPPPMPPSTLTLSQAAGQRPPLPPPAPPPASHLLLRLLLQQGPSCWSASSSSSSSSSAPSLVVLVPFLFLGLRPAPETGADTRVRPLLPGAGQADGRGGRGSKPLSHRPPTPGREGGVAYRLDPERTTP from the exons ATGGACATAGCCAAAACTAAACCAG CCCCTCGGCCGCCGGCGGGGCCTGAGGCCGGGCGGGCGGACGCTACGGCCGAGGAGCCGAGGGCGGCCGAGGACAGCCCCTGCCCCGCCGCGGCTGCCTATTGTTTCCGACGGAGGCCGGGCCGCAGCCGCCCGGCTCCCcacgccgctgccgccgccgcctcctgccGCTCGCTCACCGCGCTGGTCCGAGCAGCAGCTCCTCTCAGCTCCGAGTCCCCGCGGCCGTCGCCACCGCCGCGGCAGCCACCGCCGCCGCCAATGCCACCGTCGACTCTGACTCTGTCCCAGGCCGCCGGACAACGGCCGCCGCTGCCACCGCCAGCGCCGCCTCCGGCCTCCCACCTGCTGCTGAGGCTGCTCCTGCAGCAGGGGCCATCTTGTTGgtctgcctcctcttcctcctcctcctcctcctccgccccgTCGCTCGTTGTCCTcgtccccttcctcttcctcggGCTCCGGCCCGCCCCAGAGACTGGGGCGGACACCAGAGTGAGGCCCCTCCTTCCAGGGGCGGGGCAAGCAGACGGGCGGGGCGGGCGCGGGAGCAAACCTCTGAGTCACCGGCCACCAACGCCCGGGAGGGAGGGTGGTGTCGCTTACCGCCTGGACCCGGAGCGCACCACCCCCTGA